The Streptomyces nigra genome includes the window TCATCTCCCAGCCGAGCACGATCACCGTGTCCGGGATGCCCAGGTCGACCAGGCGTTCGGCGAGCGCCTCGAAGTGCTCGTCGAAGGCGCCGGACGCGGCGCGGCGCAGCAGGGTGCGGACGGCGGTGTCGGGGAGACCCCGCTCGTTGCGTTCCATCATCGGTACGTTGAGCACGAGCATCCGGTCGGACTTGGCGCGCCGCCAGGCGGCCCAGCTGTCGAGGAAGCCGTGGCCGCCCTCGATGTTGGTCCACAGATCGCCCGGCAGATAGGTGTGCCCCACGCGGGGCTCCTGGCCGCCGAGCCACCGGCTGAGCTGCTTCATCCGCTGCACTCCGGCGGGCCCGTAGTGCAGATAGGCCCCGAACGCGGGCGCGTGCGCGGGCACTCCGGCCGGGGCGTGCGCACCCCCGGACGACTGCGGTGCGGCGGGCGGCGACGTGGGCTGGGCCACGGGCACCGGGCGGGCCGGGTCGGGGTGGGAGGCGGAGTCCGCCGCGAGGGCCGGGCCCGGTGTCAGGGCCGCCGCGGCGATCACGGCGGCGGTGATCAGCGCCGGTCCTCTCAGGGCGGACCGTCGGCGGTCACGGGCCATGCGTCCTCCTCGGCGGGGCACCTCCCCTGTAGGTGACAGGAAGTCATATCCGCCGGGACGGCACCATCGGAGCGCCGCCGAACGGGCCATCAGCTGCCGTACAGCTCCTCGATGTCGGCCGCGTACACCTGGGTGACGGCCTGCCGCTTGACCTTCAGCGACGGGGTGAGCAGGCCGTTGTCCTCGGTCCACTCCCCCTCGACGAGCCGGAAGGCGCGGATCGACTCGGCGCGTGAGACGGCCGCGTTGGCGTGGTCGACCGCCTTCTGGACGTCGGCGAGCATCCGGGGGTCCTGGACGACCTCGGACATCGGGGTGCCGGCGGGCATCTTGCGGACGGCGAGCCAGTGCGCCACCGCGTCGGGTTCGAGGGTGATGAGGGCGCCGACGAAGGGGCGCCCGTCCCCGACGACGAGGCACTGGCCGACGGGCGGGCGGCTGCGCAGCCGGTCCTCCAGGACGGCCGGGGAGACGTTCTTGCCGCCGGAGGTGACGAGGATGTCCTTCTTGCGGCCGGTGATGGTGAGGTAGCCGTCCTCGTCGAGGGCGCCGAGGTCGCCGGTGGCGAACCAGCCGTCGCGCAGCACGGCGTCGGTGGCGGCCGGGTCGTTGCGGTAGGCCCCGAAGACGATGCCGCCCTCGATGAGCACCTCGCCGTCGTCGGCGATACGGACGGCGGTGCCGGGGACGGGCCGGCCGACCGTGCCGGGGCGGGGCCTGAGCGGCGGGACGATGGTGGCGGCGGCGGTGGTCTCGGTCAGGCCGTAGCCCTCGTAGACGAGGATGCCGGCGGCGTAGAAGAACAGGTTGAGGTCGCGGTCGAGCGGGGAGCCGCCGCTGATGGCGTAGCGCAGCCGGCCGCCGAGCTCCTTGCGGACCCGGCGGTAGACCAGCAGGTCGTACAGGGCCCAGGCGGCCCACAGTCCGATGCCGGGGCCCTTGCCGGTGCCGAGGAAACGGCTCAGATGGGCCTCGGCGAAGCGGACGGCGATGCGGTGGGCGCGGTCGAAGGAGGCGCCGCGGCCCAGCTTCTCGGCGGTGGCCCGGCCGGTGTCGTGGATCTTCTCGAAGAGGTAGGGGACGCCGACGAGGAAGGTGGGCCGGAACTCCCGGAGCGCGGGGCGCAGTTCGTCGGGTTTGATGCTGGGCCAGTGGCCGATCTCGATTCGGCCCATCAGGCAGGCGATCTGGATGGTGCGGCCGAGGATGTGGGCGAGCGGGAGGAAGAGCAGGGTGGAGGCGGTCTGGCCGGTGACCGCCTGGAAGACGGGGTGCAGCAGTTCCACGGTGTTGGCCGCCTCGGCGTGCAGATTGCCGTGGGTGAGGACGCAGCCCTTGGGCCGGCCGGTGGTGCCGGAGGTGTAGCAGATCGTCGCGACCGTGTCGGGGGTGAGGGCGGCACGGCGCTTGACGACCTCCTCGTCGGACAGGTGGCGGCCGAGCGCGGTGAGCGTGCCGAGGGCGTCGTCGTCCAGCTCCCAGATGTGCGGGGGCTGTTCGTGCCCGGCGGTGCCCGTCGTGACCGTGGCGGTGTTCTGCGCGGTCTCGGTGACGACGTGCCGGGCGCCGGAGTCGCGGACGATCCACTCGATCTGGTCGGCGGACGAGGTGGCGTACACCGGCACGCTCTGCCCGCCGGCCGCCCAGATCGCGAAGTCCAGCACGGTCCACTCGTAGCGGGTGCGGGACATGACGGCGACCCGGCCGCCGGGTTCCAGTCCGGCGGCGATCAGCCCCTTGGCGACGGCGGTGACCTCGCGGGCGAACTCCGCCGCCGTCATCGGCCGCCAGCCGTCGCCGGTGTGCCGGCGCAGGACGACGGCGTCGGGCGCCTCGGCCGCGTTGGTGTGGGGCAGGTCGGCGATGCTGCCGGTCGCCGGGCGGGGCACGAGCGCCGGGGTGCGGGCCTCGC containing:
- a CDS encoding AMP-dependent synthetase/ligase, producing MGVRRDLKRAAQRTELLERGEVEVVKDAGGVVREARTPALVPRPATGSIADLPHTNAAEAPDAVVLRRHTGDGWRPMTAAEFAREVTAVAKGLIAAGLEPGGRVAVMSRTRYEWTVLDFAIWAAGGQSVPVYATSSADQIEWIVRDSGARHVVTETAQNTATVTTGTAGHEQPPHIWELDDDALGTLTALGRHLSDEEVVKRRAALTPDTVATICYTSGTTGRPKGCVLTHGNLHAEAANTVELLHPVFQAVTGQTASTLLFLPLAHILGRTIQIACLMGRIEIGHWPSIKPDELRPALREFRPTFLVGVPYLFEKIHDTGRATAEKLGRGASFDRAHRIAVRFAEAHLSRFLGTGKGPGIGLWAAWALYDLLVYRRVRKELGGRLRYAISGGSPLDRDLNLFFYAAGILVYEGYGLTETTAAATIVPPLRPRPGTVGRPVPGTAVRIADDGEVLIEGGIVFGAYRNDPAATDAVLRDGWFATGDLGALDEDGYLTITGRKKDILVTSGGKNVSPAVLEDRLRSRPPVGQCLVVGDGRPFVGALITLEPDAVAHWLAVRKMPAGTPMSEVVQDPRMLADVQKAVDHANAAVSRAESIRAFRLVEGEWTEDNGLLTPSLKVKRQAVTQVYAADIEELYGS